From one Vicia villosa cultivar HV-30 ecotype Madison, WI unplaced genomic scaffold, Vvil1.0 ctg.002056F_1_1, whole genome shotgun sequence genomic stretch:
- the LOC131637619 gene encoding Bowman-Birk type wound-induced trypsin inhibitor-like, with protein sequence MESMKKKAMMKLALLLFLLNVIGINAHLDSTSFITQVLSNGDKATNYNAKSTTTACCELCLSTGSNPPRYRCADAGTTCHSACKDCFCSKLHPTWCLCRDFTDFCYDNCNTN encoded by the coding sequence ATGGAGTCGATGAAGAAGAAAGCAATGATGAAGTTAGCTTTGTTGCTTTTCCTCTTAAACGTCATTGGAATTAATGCTCATCTCGATTCAACATCTTTCATCACTCAAGTGCTTTCCAATGGTGATAAGGCTACAAATTACAATGCCAAATCCACAACAACAGCATGCTGTGAATTGTGCCTTAGCACCGGTTCTAACCCTCCTCGATATCGTTGTGCTGATGCCGGAACCACATGTCATTCTGCTTGCAAAGATTGTTTTTGTTCAAAGTTACATCCAACATGGTGTCTTTGCCGTGATTTCACCGACTTCTGCTATGACAATTGTAACACAAATTAA